The proteins below are encoded in one region of Thermococcus sp. 21S7:
- a CDS encoding TIGR00153 family protein, protein MPIFGGKESSVFEAIERHLEVVKESLVAFRELMNAYLDGDFERARAFEREVDQLESKADTLRRSIETMLYEGAFLPANRGDYVRLSELIDQVADAAESAAHTLILAKPKAPMELKGEIMELVESAIEGYALLEKAVNALNSDVDRAIELAKAVEDAEEKADEVEYDVKGKVFESETVTTYAKLVWNQILTKIGDIADRAEDASDQVMLMAIKRRG, encoded by the coding sequence ATGCCCATATTCGGTGGTAAGGAGAGCAGCGTCTTTGAGGCCATCGAGAGGCACCTTGAGGTCGTTAAGGAGTCTCTGGTCGCCTTCAGGGAGCTCATGAACGCTTACCTCGACGGAGATTTTGAGAGGGCCAGGGCCTTCGAGAGGGAGGTTGACCAGCTTGAGAGCAAGGCCGACACGCTCAGGAGGAGCATAGAGACGATGCTCTACGAGGGTGCATTTCTGCCCGCCAACAGGGGGGACTACGTGAGGCTGAGCGAGCTAATTGACCAGGTTGCCGATGCGGCCGAGAGTGCGGCTCATACACTGATTCTGGCGAAGCCGAAGGCGCCGATGGAGCTCAAGGGAGAGATTATGGAACTCGTTGAGTCGGCGATAGAGGGCTATGCCCTCCTTGAGAAGGCCGTCAATGCTCTCAACTCCGACGTTGACAGGGCGATAGAGCTGGCCAAAGCCGTTGAGGACGCCGAAGAAAAGGCCGATGAAGTTGAGTACGACGTCAAGGGCAAAGTTTTTGAGAGCGAGACCGTTACGACCTATGCAAAGCTGGTGTGGAACCAGATACTGACGAAGATCGGCGATATCGCCGACAGGGCGGAGGACGCCTCGGATCAGGTCATGCTCATGGCTATAAAAAGAAGGGGATGA
- a CDS encoding RNA methyltransferase produces MISIVLVEPEGPANIGMVARTMKNFGFSSLVLVNPNITEESYSYAVHAVEVLENAMIVESFEEALGLFDVAVGTTGKPGKTYIPERAPLMPWELRETLRGYSGRVGIFFGRESIGLKNDELNRLDFTVTIPTSEAYPVMNLAQAAAVILYELSKAKPEPVVDALEPATEREKEELVKIWAKLLEVLNYPKDAERREVFVKVFRKAVGKAFLYGREVHTLIGPIRRAALRLGECGDAERREV; encoded by the coding sequence ATGATTTCGATAGTGCTCGTTGAGCCGGAGGGGCCGGCGAACATCGGAATGGTGGCAAGGACGATGAAGAACTTCGGGTTCTCCAGCCTAGTCCTTGTCAACCCGAACATTACGGAGGAGAGCTACAGCTACGCAGTCCACGCGGTGGAGGTTCTCGAAAACGCAATGATAGTTGAGAGCTTTGAGGAGGCACTGGGGCTCTTCGACGTTGCCGTTGGAACCACGGGCAAGCCCGGAAAAACCTACATCCCCGAAAGGGCGCCCCTGATGCCCTGGGAGCTGAGGGAAACTCTACGGGGATATTCCGGAAGGGTCGGCATCTTCTTCGGCAGGGAAAGCATCGGGCTGAAAAACGATGAGCTGAATAGGCTCGACTTCACGGTAACGATTCCGACTAGCGAGGCCTATCCCGTTATGAATTTAGCTCAGGCCGCTGCGGTTATACTCTACGAGCTTTCGAAAGCCAAACCGGAGCCGGTTGTCGATGCCCTGGAGCCAGCAACGGAGCGGGAGAAGGAAGAGCTCGTTAAAATCTGGGCGAAACTCCTTGAGGTTCTCAACTACCCGAAGGACGCCGAGAGAAGGGAGGTCTTCGTCAAGGTCTTTAGAAAAGCCGTCGGAAAGGCCTTCCTCTACGGAAGGGAGGTTCACACGCTCATCGGGCCGATAAGGAGGGCGGCCCTCAGACTGGGGGAATGCGGAGATGCTGAGCGTCGAGAGGTTTGA
- the otg gene encoding methylated-DNA--protein-cysteine methyltransferase — protein sequence MLSVERFEVAGRGVWIGVIHAEKIQGITFSLEREQFERNIKRLTGFLERRGVEVNTEPAKSGYPSLVRDVILGGMENSEVLGELSFEGITPFERRVYEWLTKNVKRGSVITYGSLAKAVGTSPRAVGGAMKRNPYPIVVPCHRVVAHDGIGYYTPRLEEKMFLLEIEGVKEWTNSRRT from the coding sequence ATGCTGAGCGTCGAGAGGTTTGAGGTAGCCGGCAGAGGGGTGTGGATAGGAGTAATCCACGCCGAAAAAATCCAGGGTATAACATTCTCCCTGGAGAGGGAACAGTTCGAGAGGAACATAAAGCGCCTCACGGGCTTTCTGGAGAGGCGGGGCGTTGAGGTAAACACAGAACCAGCGAAGAGCGGGTATCCCTCCCTCGTGAGGGACGTTATCCTGGGCGGGATGGAGAACTCGGAGGTTCTTGGGGAGCTGTCCTTTGAGGGCATTACACCCTTCGAGAGGCGGGTTTACGAATGGCTCACGAAAAACGTTAAAAGAGGGAGCGTTATAACCTACGGTAGCCTTGCAAAGGCCGTTGGTACCTCGCCAAGGGCGGTCGGCGGGGCCATGAAGAGGAACCCGTATCCGATAGTCGTCCCCTGTCACAGGGTGGTCGCCCACGATGGCATCGGTTACTACACTCCGAGGCTGGAGGAAAAGATGTTCCTGCTCGAAATTGAGGGGGTGAAAGAATGGACAAACTCAAGGCGTACCTGA